A region from the Pseudonocardia petroleophila genome encodes:
- a CDS encoding serine/threonine-protein kinase: MEPAPVDLGIPGLTGARELGRGGFGSVYAVQEPEFGRTVAVKVLRERLDDDSVRRAFARECQAMGTLSGHPHIVTVHRGGTTDRGQPYIVMDLMSGGSLADRPALPWPEVLEIGVLLGGALETAHRHGILHLDLKPANVLVSRYGEPKLADFGIARLPGIAETSGGIRVSPAYAAPERLAEGTSTVRTDLYGFGATLFTLLTGSSAFGRDTPEELLVMLARIVREPVPDLRDRGVPDPVCRVVERLMAKEPEQRYAGAADAVAALQDAQRATGRPVTRAVVDGAATAAQEAAAPTSLALEPPAVPSPSTARPPSAAQSPSTAQWPPAGQWPPAEQWPPAGQPAPAAPWPAAAPWTPAPPWPSAGRPPAREPWSGAAPPPQAGRTPAPPGRSRRALLVGVVAVVLVAAVGVGAVLLSGGTAGPVTPSTGPVPASSTPASAGPTAPPAGSVVVAPGVSGAGVPAALATLDAYVSSINDGRYADTFALFSADSRTAENGLAAWLEIQRPRTISDARITSVRPDGTVVMTFTSRQAPADGPGGDQACTEWEQSYLLTGPDRLIRSSETLTSRACP, encoded by the coding sequence GTGGAGCCCGCGCCCGTCGACCTGGGGATCCCCGGCCTCACCGGCGCGCGGGAGCTGGGCCGCGGCGGGTTCGGCTCGGTCTACGCGGTGCAGGAGCCGGAGTTCGGGCGCACGGTCGCGGTGAAGGTCCTGCGCGAGCGCCTCGACGACGACTCCGTGCGCCGCGCGTTCGCCCGCGAGTGCCAGGCGATGGGCACGCTGTCCGGGCACCCGCACATCGTCACCGTCCACCGCGGCGGCACGACCGACCGCGGGCAGCCCTACATCGTCATGGACCTCATGTCCGGCGGGTCCCTCGCCGACCGGCCCGCGCTGCCGTGGCCGGAGGTCCTGGAGATCGGCGTCCTGCTCGGCGGCGCGCTGGAGACCGCGCACCGCCACGGCATCCTGCACCTGGACCTGAAACCGGCGAACGTCCTCGTCTCCCGCTACGGCGAGCCGAAGCTCGCCGACTTCGGCATCGCCCGCCTCCCCGGCATCGCCGAGACCTCCGGCGGCATCCGCGTCAGCCCCGCCTACGCCGCGCCCGAGCGCCTGGCCGAGGGCACCAGCACCGTCCGCACCGACCTGTACGGCTTCGGCGCCACCCTGTTCACGCTGCTCACCGGCTCGTCGGCGTTCGGCCGCGACACCCCGGAGGAGCTGCTGGTGATGCTCGCGCGGATCGTCCGCGAACCGGTGCCGGACCTGCGCGACCGCGGGGTCCCGGACCCGGTGTGCCGGGTCGTCGAGCGGCTGATGGCCAAGGAGCCCGAGCAGCGGTACGCCGGCGCCGCCGACGCCGTCGCGGCGCTGCAGGACGCGCAGCGCGCCACCGGGCGGCCGGTCACCCGGGCCGTCGTCGACGGGGCGGCGACGGCGGCGCAGGAGGCGGCGGCCCCCACCAGCCTCGCCCTGGAACCCCCGGCCGTCCCGTCCCCCTCGACGGCCCGGCCCCCGTCCGCGGCGCAGTCCCCGTCCACGGCGCAGTGGCCTCCGGCGGGGCAGTGGCCTCCGGCCGAGCAGTGGCCTCCGGCAGGACAGCCGGCTCCGGCCGCCCCGTGGCCCGCGGCGGCGCCGTGGACCCCGGCCCCACCGTGGCCGTCGGCGGGACGTCCACCGGCGCGGGAGCCCTGGTCCGGAGCCGCTCCCCCGCCGCAGGCGGGACGGACCCCGGCACCCCCGGGCCGGTCGCGCCGCGCCCTGCTGGTCGGGGTCGTCGCGGTGGTGCTGGTCGCGGCGGTCGGCGTCGGGGCCGTCCTGCTGTCGGGCGGGACCGCCGGGCCGGTCACCCCGTCGACGGGCCCGGTCCCGGCGTCGTCCACCCCGGCCTCGGCCGGCCCGACCGCGCCGCCCGCGGGGTCGGTCGTCGTCGCGCCGGGCGTCAGCGGCGCCGGGGTCCCCGCGGCGCTCGCGACGCTGGACGCGTACGTCTCCTCGATCAACGACGGGCGCTACGCGGACACGTTCGCGCTGTTCAGCGCCGACTCCCGGACCGCGGAGAACGGACTGGCCGCCTGGTTGGAGATCCAGCGCCCCCGCACGATCAGCGACGCCCGGATCACCTCGGTGCGCCCCGACGGCACGGTCGTCATGACCTTCACCAGCCGCCAGGCCCCCGCCGACGGCCCGGGCGGCGACCAGGCGTGCACCGAGTGGGAGCAGTCCTACCTGCTGACCGGGCCGGACCGGCTGATCCGCAGCAGCGAGACGCTCACCTCGCGGGCGTGCCCGTGA
- the cobN gene encoding cobaltochelatase subunit CobN produces the protein MAPVVLLLSTADTELLAARAASDSPGSALYRTANPARVEPEGLPALLDGVDVVVLRLLGGRRAWPLGVDALVASGRPVVLLGGEAAPDAELMAASTVPAGVSSEALAYLAAGGTANLRELHRFLSDTVLFTGEGFAAPEATPEFGVLGDRERDPARPTVGVVFYRAHALSGNTAFVETLCDAIEARGANALPVFCASLRRADTELMALLSGVDALVTTVLAAGGTVASAASAGGEEDAWDAGALATLDVPVLQGLSLTTSRAVWADSDAALSPMDAAMQVAIPEFDGRIVTVPFSFKETAAGDDLPVYRADPERAARLAGLAVRHASLRRTPVAERKLAVVLSSYPTKHSRVGNAVGLDTPASAVVLLTALRDAGYTVGEFPQDSDELIHTLIAAGGHDVEWLTEEQLSAAPARVHLADYREWFAALPTALTDGIVEHWGEAPGSLYVDGDDIVLASLTFGNVLLMIQPPRGFGENPIAIYHDPDLPPSHHYLAAYRWLESEFGADAVVHLGKHGTLEWLPGKGLGLSAECAPDAVLGELPLVYPFIVNDPGEGTQAKRRGHAVVVDHLVPPMARADTYGEMAKLEQLLDEYATVQAMDPAKTPALRARIWEVVQAAQLHHDLHVDAAPGEDDFDDFVLHIDGYLCEVKDVQIRDGLHVLGGVPEGEAQVNLVLSILRATQVWGGKRALPGLRAALAAWAGLDEQQLLANPGAPLQQGHLHATSLHEGGLAAMPEVPADRIARLVTVAPGPARTGADLVDVLEGVARALVTGVQERGWSGGASVCAELLGEPVPDVVAVLEFGCAEVVPRLDRTTDEVSGVLHALDGGYVPAGPSGSPTRGLVNVLPTGRNFYSVDPKAIPSRSAWEIGTMLADSLIARHLADTGEYPRSVGLTVWGTSAMRTQGDDLAEILALIGARPVWDEASRRVTGFEIVPRAELGRPRIDVIVRISGFFRDAFPHVITLLDDAFAAVAELDEPDNHLREHVETDVAAHGDRRRATARIFGSKPGAYGAGLLPLIDARNWRSDADLAEVYAVWGGYAYGRGLDGREARADMEQSFRRISVAAKNQDTREHDIVDSDDYFQYHGGMVATVRALTGRTPAAYVGDSAVTDAVKTRTLAEETKRVFRARVVNPKWITAMQRHGYKGAFELAATVDYLFGYDATAGVVDDWMYTQLAESYVFDGTNRAFMEKSNPWALRGITERLLEAADRGMWAKPDDAVLDRLRQTYLELEGDLEGQG, from the coding sequence ATGGCGCCCGTCGTCCTGCTGCTGTCCACCGCCGACACCGAACTGCTGGCCGCGCGGGCGGCGTCCGATTCCCCGGGGAGTGCGCTCTACCGCACCGCGAACCCCGCCCGGGTCGAGCCGGAGGGCCTGCCGGCGCTGCTCGACGGCGTCGACGTCGTCGTGCTCCGCCTGCTCGGCGGTCGCCGGGCCTGGCCGCTCGGCGTCGACGCGCTCGTCGCCTCGGGCCGGCCGGTCGTGCTGCTGGGCGGGGAGGCCGCCCCCGACGCCGAGCTGATGGCCGCCTCCACCGTGCCCGCGGGCGTGTCGTCGGAGGCGCTGGCCTACCTCGCCGCGGGCGGCACCGCGAACCTGCGCGAGCTGCACCGCTTCCTCTCCGACACCGTCCTGTTCACCGGCGAGGGCTTCGCCGCCCCGGAGGCGACGCCGGAGTTCGGCGTCCTCGGCGACCGCGAGCGGGACCCGGCGCGGCCGACCGTGGGCGTCGTGTTCTACCGGGCGCACGCGCTGAGCGGCAACACCGCGTTCGTCGAGACCCTGTGCGACGCGATCGAGGCGCGCGGCGCCAACGCCCTCCCGGTGTTCTGCGCGTCGCTGCGCCGGGCCGACACCGAGCTGATGGCGCTGCTCTCCGGCGTCGACGCGCTGGTCACGACGGTGCTCGCGGCGGGAGGGACCGTCGCGTCGGCGGCGTCGGCCGGGGGTGAGGAGGACGCCTGGGACGCCGGCGCCCTCGCCACGCTCGACGTGCCCGTGCTGCAGGGCCTGTCGCTGACGACCTCGCGCGCCGTGTGGGCGGACTCCGACGCCGCGCTGTCGCCGATGGACGCCGCCATGCAGGTGGCCATCCCCGAGTTCGACGGCCGGATCGTCACCGTGCCGTTCTCGTTCAAGGAGACCGCGGCCGGCGACGACCTGCCCGTCTACCGCGCCGACCCCGAGCGCGCCGCGCGCCTGGCCGGGCTCGCCGTGCGCCACGCCTCGCTGCGCCGCACACCGGTGGCCGAGCGGAAGCTCGCCGTCGTGCTGTCGTCGTACCCGACCAAGCACTCGCGCGTCGGCAACGCGGTGGGGCTCGACACCCCGGCGTCCGCCGTGGTCCTGCTCACCGCCCTGCGCGACGCCGGGTACACCGTCGGCGAGTTCCCGCAGGACTCCGACGAGCTGATCCACACCCTCATCGCCGCGGGCGGGCACGACGTGGAGTGGCTGACCGAGGAGCAGCTCTCGGCCGCGCCCGCGCGGGTGCACCTGGCCGACTACCGGGAGTGGTTCGCCGCCCTGCCGACGGCGCTCACCGACGGGATCGTCGAGCACTGGGGCGAGGCGCCCGGCTCGCTCTACGTCGACGGCGACGACATCGTGCTGGCCTCGCTCACCTTCGGCAACGTCCTGTTGATGATCCAGCCGCCGCGCGGGTTCGGGGAGAACCCGATCGCGATCTACCACGACCCGGACCTGCCGCCGTCGCACCACTACCTCGCCGCGTACCGCTGGCTGGAGAGCGAGTTCGGCGCCGACGCCGTGGTGCACCTGGGCAAGCACGGCACGCTGGAGTGGCTGCCGGGCAAGGGGCTCGGGCTGTCCGCGGAGTGCGCCCCCGACGCCGTGCTGGGCGAGCTGCCGCTGGTGTACCCGTTCATCGTCAACGACCCGGGTGAGGGCACGCAGGCCAAGCGCCGCGGGCACGCCGTCGTCGTCGACCACCTGGTGCCGCCGATGGCCCGCGCCGACACCTACGGCGAGATGGCGAAGCTGGAGCAGCTGCTCGACGAGTACGCGACCGTCCAGGCGATGGACCCGGCCAAGACGCCCGCGCTGCGGGCCCGGATCTGGGAGGTCGTCCAGGCCGCGCAGCTGCACCACGACCTGCACGTCGACGCCGCCCCGGGCGAGGACGACTTCGACGACTTCGTGCTGCACATCGACGGCTACCTGTGCGAGGTCAAGGACGTCCAGATCCGCGACGGCCTGCACGTCCTCGGCGGGGTGCCGGAGGGGGAGGCCCAGGTCAACCTGGTGCTGAGCATCCTGCGGGCGACCCAGGTGTGGGGCGGCAAGCGCGCGCTGCCCGGGCTGCGGGCGGCGCTGGCGGCGTGGGCGGGGCTGGACGAGCAGCAGCTGCTGGCGAACCCCGGCGCCCCCTTGCAGCAAGGCCACCTTCACGCAACGTCGTTGCACGAAGGTGGCCTTGCTGCGATGCCGGAGGTTCCCGCCGACCGCATCGCGCGGCTCGTCACCGTCGCTCCGGGCCCCGCCCGCACCGGGGCCGACCTCGTCGACGTGCTCGAGGGCGTCGCCCGGGCACTGGTCACCGGCGTGCAGGAGCGGGGCTGGTCCGGCGGTGCGTCCGTGTGCGCAGAGCTGCTGGGGGAGCCCGTCCCCGACGTCGTCGCCGTGCTGGAGTTCGGCTGTGCCGAGGTCGTGCCGCGGCTGGACCGCACCACCGACGAGGTCTCCGGTGTGCTCCACGCCCTCGACGGCGGCTACGTCCCGGCCGGGCCCTCCGGGTCCCCGACGCGCGGGCTGGTCAACGTGCTCCCGACCGGCCGCAACTTCTACTCCGTCGACCCGAAGGCCATCCCGTCGCGCAGCGCGTGGGAGATCGGCACGATGCTCGCCGACTCCCTGATCGCGCGGCACCTCGCCGACACCGGCGAGTACCCGCGCAGCGTCGGCCTGACGGTATGGGGCACCTCCGCCATGCGCACCCAGGGCGACGACCTCGCCGAGATCCTCGCCCTGATCGGCGCCCGGCCGGTCTGGGACGAGGCCTCGCGCCGCGTCACCGGGTTCGAGATCGTGCCGCGCGCGGAGCTGGGGCGGCCCCGGATCGACGTCATCGTCCGGATCTCCGGCTTCTTCCGCGACGCGTTCCCGCACGTCATCACGCTGCTCGACGACGCGTTCGCCGCCGTCGCGGAGCTGGACGAGCCCGACAACCACCTGCGCGAGCACGTCGAGACCGACGTCGCCGCGCACGGCGACCGCCGCCGCGCCACCGCCCGCATCTTCGGCTCCAAGCCCGGCGCCTACGGGGCGGGCCTGCTCCCGCTGATCGACGCCCGCAACTGGCGCAGCGACGCCGACCTCGCCGAGGTCTACGCCGTGTGGGGCGGCTACGCCTACGGCCGCGGCCTCGACGGGCGCGAGGCCCGCGCGGACATGGAGCAGTCGTTCCGGCGCATCTCCGTGGCGGCGAAGAACCAGGACACCCGCGAGCACGACATCGTCGACTCCGACGACTACTTCCAGTACCACGGCGGCATGGTCGCGACGGTCCGCGCGCTGACCGGCCGCACGCCCGCCGCGTACGTCGGCGACTCGGCGGTGACCGACGCGGTGAAGACGCGCACGCTGGCCGAGGAGACGAAGCGGGTGTTCCGGGCGCGCGTGGTGAACCCGAAGTGGATCACCGCGATGCAGCGGCACGGCTACAAGGGCGCGTTCGAGCTGGCCGCCACCGTCGACTACCTCTTCGGCTACGACGCCACCGCAGGCGTCGTCGACGACTGGATGTACACCCAGCTCGCCGAGAGCTACGTGTTCGACGGGACCAAC
- a CDS encoding precorrin-8X methylmutase, translating to MRTVHPIETESYAILRTRLDTADLPPLTRAVVERIVHTTADPTWAGDLVCDEDALRAGRAALLAGAPLITDVRMVAVGITARPSTVALDLAPVADAGLTRSATGIRAAAALHPEGAVWAIGNAPTALDELLRTGVRSPLVIGLPVGFVGSVAAKAALRSAGWPAVSNRSERGGAAAAAAAVNALLYTEDR from the coding sequence GTGCGCACCGTGCACCCCATCGAGACCGAGTCCTACGCCATCCTGCGCACCCGGCTCGACACCGCCGATCTCCCGCCGCTCACCCGCGCGGTCGTCGAGCGGATCGTGCACACCACCGCCGACCCCACCTGGGCCGGCGACCTGGTCTGCGACGAGGACGCCCTGCGCGCCGGCCGCGCCGCCCTGCTGGCGGGCGCACCGCTGATCACGGACGTGCGGATGGTCGCCGTCGGGATCACCGCCCGCCCGTCGACGGTCGCGCTCGACCTCGCCCCCGTCGCCGACGCGGGGCTGACGCGCTCGGCCACCGGCATCCGCGCCGCCGCCGCGCTGCACCCCGAGGGCGCGGTCTGGGCGATCGGCAACGCCCCCACCGCGCTCGACGAGCTGCTGCGCACCGGCGTGCGGAGCCCGCTGGTGATCGGGCTGCCGGTCGGGTTCGTGGGCTCGGTCGCGGCGAAGGCCGCCCTGCGCTCCGCCGGGTGGCCGGCGGTCTCGAACCGTTCCGAACGAGGTGGGGCCGCCGCCGCGGCCGCCGCCGTCAACGCGCTGCTCTACACGGAGGACCGATGA
- the cbiE gene encoding precorrin-6y C5,15-methyltransferase (decarboxylating) subunit CbiE produces the protein MLTVVGIDGGPLPPGAVEALAGAEVVTGAARYLHLAPASAERVEMGPVDAALAALAGRRAVVLASGDPGFFGIVRLLRARGFAPAVLPACSAVQRAFARIGRPWDDVAVVSAHGRALGPAVNLCRAHPAVAVLTAPGAGPAEIGAALHGWDRTLVVAEDLDGPAEQVTTVTPQQAASRSWRDPNVVLCLRDPSAVPEVGWRAGGAPAAGWALPESAFEHRAGMITKAEVRALALARLAPAPGRLIWDVGSGSGAVAVECARLGAAVVAVERRADDVERIRANAAAHGVDVRVVQGEAPAALADLPRPDAVFVGGGGPDVVAAVAGAPRVVVALAALDRLAPTRHALRDHRVEGVQLAASRLADLPDGTVRLAATNPIILLWGETT, from the coding sequence GTGCTGACCGTCGTCGGGATCGACGGGGGCCCGCTGCCACCCGGGGCGGTCGAGGCGCTGGCCGGCGCGGAGGTCGTCACCGGCGCCGCCCGCTACCTGCACCTCGCCCCCGCCTCGGCCGAGCGGGTCGAGATGGGGCCGGTCGACGCCGCGCTCGCGGCGCTCGCCGGGCGCCGCGCCGTCGTGCTGGCCAGCGGCGACCCGGGCTTCTTCGGGATCGTCCGGCTGCTCCGGGCGCGGGGGTTCGCCCCGGCCGTGCTGCCGGCGTGCTCGGCGGTGCAGCGGGCGTTCGCGCGCATCGGGCGGCCGTGGGACGACGTCGCGGTGGTCAGCGCGCACGGCCGCGCGCTCGGGCCCGCGGTCAACCTCTGCCGCGCCCATCCGGCCGTCGCCGTGCTCACCGCACCCGGTGCCGGGCCCGCCGAGATCGGGGCGGCCCTGCACGGCTGGGACCGCACGCTCGTCGTCGCCGAGGACCTGGACGGGCCCGCCGAGCAGGTCACGACCGTGACCCCGCAGCAGGCCGCCTCCCGCAGCTGGCGCGACCCGAACGTCGTGCTCTGCCTGCGCGACCCCTCCGCTGTGCCCGAGGTGGGCTGGCGGGCCGGGGGCGCCCCGGCTGCCGGGTGGGCGCTGCCCGAGTCCGCGTTCGAGCACCGCGCCGGGATGATCACCAAGGCCGAGGTGCGGGCGCTCGCGCTGGCCCGGCTCGCCCCGGCCCCGGGCCGGCTGATCTGGGACGTCGGGTCCGGCTCCGGCGCCGTCGCCGTCGAGTGCGCCCGGCTCGGGGCCGCGGTGGTCGCGGTCGAGCGCCGCGCCGACGACGTCGAGCGCATCCGCGCCAACGCCGCCGCCCACGGCGTCGACGTGCGGGTGGTGCAGGGGGAGGCCCCGGCCGCGCTCGCGGACCTCCCGCGCCCCGACGCCGTGTTCGTCGGCGGGGGCGGGCCCGACGTGGTGGCGGCGGTCGCCGGGGCGCCGCGCGTCGTCGTCGCCCTCGCCGCGCTGGACCGGCTGGCCCCCACCCGGCACGCCCTGCGCGACCACCGCGTCGAGGGCGTCCAGCTCGCCGCGTCCCGGCTCGCCGACCTGCCCGACGGCACCGTCCGCCTCGCCGCCACCAACCCGATAATCCTGCTCTGGGGAGAGACCACATGA
- the cobJ gene encoding precorrin-3B C(17)-methyltransferase yields the protein MIALFAVTDAGRRAAAEVAPVLGAEVRALDELAGLWPDLDGAVFFLATGATVRLVAPLLADKRTDPGVVCVDEARRFAVALCGGHEGGANALAARVATVLGAEPVVTTASDAAGSTGLDELAAVLDAEIDGDAAAAGTALLDGTALVENPLGFPLPPLPPLRGEPRHTITISDRAAPGAAPAWTVLVPKTLVVGVGSARGVTPDAVAATLRRVETEFGFDLRAVRAVASVDLKADEAGILAAIAPHTLHTYAAGVLAGVEVPNPSEVVRAEVGTASVAEAAALHHAGPGAELVVEKIKGDNVTVAVARVRPRGRLAIVGLGPGAADLRVPRADAELRRASIVVGLDQYVDQVRHLLRPGTELRVSGLGEEEQRAADAVALAAKGHAVALIGSGDAGIYAMASPALEGAGADIDVVGVPGVTAALSSSALLGAPLGHDHVLISLSDLHTPWPVIEQRVAAAAAADLVTVFYNPRSRDRHWQLGAAIDAFRTHRPPQTPVGAVRQSGRAGQRVWTAPLAEFDPAEVDMLTTVVVGSSTTRMVAGRMVTPRGYRWS from the coding sequence ATGATCGCGCTGTTCGCCGTCACCGACGCCGGGCGCCGGGCCGCCGCCGAGGTGGCGCCCGTGCTCGGGGCCGAGGTCCGGGCGCTCGACGAGCTGGCGGGGCTGTGGCCGGACCTCGACGGCGCCGTGTTCTTCCTCGCCACCGGCGCGACCGTCCGGCTCGTCGCGCCCCTGCTCGCCGACAAGCGCACCGACCCCGGCGTGGTCTGCGTCGACGAGGCCCGCCGGTTCGCGGTCGCGCTGTGCGGCGGCCACGAGGGCGGGGCCAACGCGCTCGCCGCCCGGGTCGCGACCGTGCTCGGCGCCGAGCCGGTGGTCACCACCGCCTCCGACGCCGCCGGCTCCACCGGCCTCGACGAGCTCGCCGCGGTCCTCGACGCCGAGATCGACGGCGACGCGGCCGCCGCGGGCACCGCCCTGCTCGACGGCACCGCGCTCGTCGAGAACCCGCTGGGCTTCCCGCTGCCCCCGCTCCCGCCCCTGCGCGGCGAGCCCCGGCACACCATCACGATCAGCGACCGCGCCGCCCCCGGCGCCGCCCCGGCGTGGACGGTGCTGGTGCCGAAGACGCTGGTCGTCGGCGTCGGGAGCGCCCGCGGGGTCACCCCGGACGCGGTCGCCGCGACGCTGCGCCGCGTCGAGACCGAGTTCGGGTTCGACCTGCGGGCCGTGCGGGCGGTCGCGTCGGTCGACCTCAAGGCCGACGAGGCCGGCATCCTCGCCGCGATCGCGCCGCACACCCTGCACACCTACGCCGCGGGCGTGCTGGCCGGCGTCGAGGTGCCCAACCCCAGCGAGGTCGTGCGGGCCGAGGTGGGCACGGCGAGCGTCGCCGAGGCCGCGGCGCTGCACCACGCAGGCCCGGGCGCCGAGCTCGTCGTCGAGAAGATCAAGGGCGACAACGTGACCGTCGCCGTCGCCCGGGTGCGCCCGCGCGGGCGGCTGGCGATCGTCGGCCTCGGTCCGGGCGCGGCCGACCTGCGGGTGCCGCGTGCCGACGCCGAGCTGCGGCGGGCCTCGATCGTGGTGGGGCTCGACCAGTACGTCGACCAGGTGCGCCACCTGCTGCGCCCCGGCACCGAGCTGCGCGTCAGCGGTCTGGGCGAGGAGGAGCAGCGCGCCGCCGACGCCGTCGCGCTGGCCGCGAAGGGGCACGCGGTCGCCCTGATCGGCTCCGGCGACGCCGGGATCTACGCCATGGCCAGCCCCGCGCTGGAGGGGGCCGGGGCCGACATCGACGTCGTCGGGGTGCCGGGGGTGACCGCGGCGCTGTCGTCGTCGGCGCTGCTCGGGGCCCCGCTCGGGCACGACCACGTGCTCATCTCGCTGTCGGACCTGCACACCCCGTGGCCCGTCATCGAGCAGCGCGTGGCCGCTGCGGCGGCCGCCGACCTCGTCACCGTGTTCTACAACCCGCGCAGCCGCGACCGGCACTGGCAGCTCGGCGCCGCGATCGACGCGTTCCGGACGCACCGCCCGCCGCAGACGCCGGTGGGGGCGGTGCGGCAGTCCGGGCGCGCCGGGCAGCGGGTGTGGACCGCGCCGCTGGCCGAGTTCGACCCGGCGGAGGTGGACATGCTCACGACGGTGGTCGTCGGGTCGAGCACCACCCGGATGGTGGCGGGGCGGATGGTCACCCCGCGCGGCTACCGCTGGAGCTGA
- a CDS encoding sirohydrochlorin chelatase translates to MNPPLMLAGHGTVDAAGVAEFVAFTERLRTLLAAEGVDVDGGFIELSQPTVHEAWSRLTERGHTHRAAVPMVLVGAGHAKGDIPAALEREVRREPGTSYAFGRPLGPHPVLLEILATRIAEVAPAGGTAVLLVGRGSTDPDANAEVAKVARLLQEGRDYDFVEPAFVSLAKPDVASGLARCRALGATRVVVAPYFLFDGVLPRRVVDQAAAFAADHPDVDVRSAGYLGDTAELAGLVVERYREALHGDIRMNCDTCAYRVLLPGFEDKLGAPQTPHHHPDDPSTGHGHGHGHAHGHAAPVAGE, encoded by the coding sequence ATGAACCCGCCCCTGATGCTCGCCGGCCACGGCACGGTCGACGCCGCGGGGGTGGCGGAGTTCGTCGCCTTCACCGAGCGCCTGCGCACCCTGCTCGCCGCCGAGGGCGTCGACGTCGACGGCGGGTTCATCGAGCTCTCGCAGCCCACCGTGCACGAGGCGTGGTCGCGGCTCACCGAGCGCGGTCACACCCACCGCGCCGCCGTGCCGATGGTCCTGGTCGGCGCCGGGCACGCGAAGGGCGACATCCCCGCCGCGCTGGAGCGCGAGGTGCGCCGCGAGCCCGGCACCAGCTACGCCTTCGGCCGCCCGCTCGGCCCGCACCCGGTGCTGCTGGAGATCCTGGCGACGCGGATCGCCGAGGTCGCGCCCGCCGGGGGCACCGCGGTGCTGCTGGTCGGGCGCGGGTCCACCGACCCGGACGCGAACGCCGAGGTCGCGAAGGTCGCGCGGCTGCTGCAGGAGGGTCGCGACTACGACTTCGTCGAGCCCGCGTTCGTCTCCCTCGCGAAGCCCGACGTCGCCTCCGGCCTCGCGCGCTGCCGGGCGCTGGGCGCGACCCGCGTCGTCGTCGCCCCGTACTTCCTGTTCGACGGGGTGCTGCCGCGCCGCGTCGTCGACCAGGCCGCCGCGTTCGCCGCCGACCACCCGGACGTCGACGTCCGCAGCGCCGGGTACCTGGGCGACACCGCGGAGCTCGCCGGGCTCGTCGTCGAGCGCTACCGCGAGGCGCTGCACGGTGACATCCGGATGAACTGCGACACCTGCGCCTACCGGGTGCTGCTGCCCGGTTTCGAGGACAAGCTCGGCGCCCCGCAGACCCCGCACCACCACCCCGACGACCCCTCGACGGGCCACGGGCACGGCCACGGCCACGCGCACGGACACGCCGCCCCGGTGGCGGGAGAGTGA
- the cobA gene encoding uroporphyrinogen-III C-methyltransferase has translation MDPYLAGLVLAGRRVVVVGGGTVAQRRIAGLLTAGADVLVVAPDVTPAVEGMATARELTWEARPYRDGDLDGAWYVVSCTDSTEVNAAVAAEAERRRVFCVRADDATGGTAVTPAVGHHDGITVGVLAGRRPRRSAAVRTALVEALATGLVDDTAEPVTPGVALVGGGPGDPELITVRGRRLLTRADVVVTDRLGPRDLLDHLDPHVEVVDASKIPYGRAMNQARINELLIEHARAGKFVVRLKGGDPYVFGRGFEEALACAEAGVPVTVVPGVTSAFAAPAVADVPVSHRGVAHEIVVVSGHVAPDDPRSLVDWPALGRLRGTVVLLMAVERIGAFATALIDGGRPADTPVAVVQDGTMRIQRSVRATLATVADVVREEGINPPAVVVVGPVAGLAERVTGTPAR, from the coding sequence GTGGACCCCTACCTCGCCGGGCTGGTGCTCGCCGGGCGCCGCGTCGTCGTGGTGGGCGGGGGCACGGTCGCGCAGCGCCGGATCGCCGGCCTGCTGACGGCCGGGGCCGACGTCCTCGTCGTCGCCCCCGACGTCACCCCGGCGGTGGAGGGCATGGCGACGGCACGCGAGCTGACCTGGGAGGCCCGGCCCTACCGCGACGGCGACCTCGACGGCGCCTGGTACGTCGTGAGCTGCACCGACAGCACCGAGGTCAACGCCGCCGTGGCCGCGGAGGCCGAACGGCGCCGCGTGTTCTGCGTCCGCGCCGACGACGCGACCGGCGGCACCGCCGTCACCCCGGCCGTCGGGCACCACGACGGGATCACCGTCGGCGTGCTCGCCGGGCGCCGCCCGCGCCGCTCCGCCGCCGTGCGCACCGCGCTGGTCGAGGCGCTGGCGACCGGGCTCGTCGACGACACCGCCGAGCCCGTCACGCCGGGCGTCGCGCTGGTCGGCGGGGGCCCGGGGGACCCGGAGCTGATCACCGTCCGGGGGCGGCGGCTGCTCACGCGCGCCGACGTCGTCGTCACCGACCGGCTCGGTCCCCGCGACCTGCTCGACCACCTCGACCCGCACGTCGAGGTCGTCGACGCGTCGAAGATCCCCTACGGCCGCGCGATGAACCAGGCGCGGATCAACGAGCTGCTCATCGAGCACGCGCGGGCGGGGAAGTTCGTGGTGCGGCTCAAGGGCGGCGACCCCTACGTCTTCGGCCGCGGCTTCGAGGAGGCGCTCGCGTGCGCCGAGGCCGGGGTTCCCGTCACCGTCGTCCCCGGCGTGACCAGCGCGTTCGCCGCGCCCGCCGTCGCCGACGTGCCGGTGTCGCACCGCGGGGTGGCGCACGAGATCGTGGTGGTGTCCGGGCACGTCGCGCCCGACGACCCGCGCTCGCTCGTCGACTGGCCCGCGCTCGGGCGGCTGCGCGGCACCGTCGTGCTGCTCATGGCCGTCGAGCGGATCGGCGCGTTCGCCACCGCGCTGATCGACGGCGGCCGCCCCGCCGACACCCCCGTCGCGGTCGTGCAGGACGGCACCATGCGCATCCAGCGCTCGGTCCGCGCCACGCTCGCCACCGTCGCCGACGTCGTGCGCGAGGAGGGCATCAACCCGCCCGCGGTCGTGGTGGTCGGGCCGGTGGCCGGGCTGGCCGAGCGGGTCACGGGCACGCCCGCGAGGTGA